aaatgagaaaaaaatacagcaacaacaacagtaaTAAAAAACGACGATGAAAATGAAACCCccaaagaaaaaggaggaaaaacgcaaagaagaaggagaagaagaaggaagaggaggaagaggaactCGAAAAAAAATGACGGTTGTGGTTTTCAtcgagaaagaagaagaagcgtctTTTATAATGGTGAGTGAGCATGCTATAGAAACCGTTGAGTAATTCGCATGTTAACACGTTCATATGAGTGGGTGTCTTTTTTGTTAGATTTGACCCAACTTATATGACTTATAAACTAAAATGACTTGTATGTATAGCACTTCTGATATACAGATTATATTatcctaaaataattttataaagatcaaaatattttttttttcagaaattacttTTGTCCTTTGAGTAAACAATCACGATATCggtttagtatttttttttaataaagtagATACATGgcaatcttttttaatttattgaaagTATAGGAGACACCAAGTTTGATTACTAAAAAACACATGCACACAAAGTATAATCTCAAAATAATGAGTTTTaaattctactttttttttatatcattttctAATGGTTTGATAAACTTTAGAAAAGCAAGAAGAATATATATGGAGAATGTACACTAAGAgtaatatttatctttattttgatggaaagaaaaaatgaatagaCCCACCAGTCACCCTAATAATTTTGAAGTAGATAAATATAATTGACTCAAAACATAGAACGTTTGCAGAAACATTTATacgaaaattaattaacaaatggACTAAAGAAGTGTATTATTTAACAATATTAATGCATGGTGTGGTATGCACTTACGTAAATTTGAATATCTCTAAAACATAGATCACGTTTtgcatgaaaaaaaatttataaaacacAGGCTGCATTTGATATGGAGGatacaattattaaaaaagatgtCCTCTATATGTTGATAAATTCAGCTTTTGACCACCTCAAAACTACCCAAAACACAACCTGCGTTTGATAGATGGCAAAAGCAAAGCGAAACTTGTGTTTTGCAAGAGCTACGATGCATGGTGGATAGGTGTTGTGCAACATAGCCGTTGGGAATCTTTATAATAAACACAAAATGCAGCTTCATTGTTTTAAAAATGAGTGCCGTGGTTTTTGCGGTAATATACAGTGTAATTGAATCTAGATTGAATTTCTGCAATAATAGACTTTACCTTTATCGATGGGTCTGCTTCAACCAACGACTTAATAGCATCTACAATGTGTCTGAGTTCAATTTGGCATGATCTTGTGAAATCGTCCCCATGGTGCACGTGTGTTTGCCATTGTATCTCCTGATCTCTCAACAAGCTTTCTTTCGAATCAAGCTAGCTCGGATAAGCCAAGTCGCACACTACACCATAGCCCttgcattttgcatagaatGTCAGCGGCTCAAACTCATACACAGTGTAATCAACTCCTCTAGAGATAGTGTAACTTTTGATTGCAGATATCACTGACTATCTAGAACCAAATTCCATTCCGATACTAAACTCACCATCTTCCTCTGCAACGTTGCCTTCACCTATGACATGTGAACCACCATCAATCGGACaaggaaaaaaaacaaatgGTAGTGATAACTTTAATTAATAATCATAACATACCCATATTCGCATACTTAGGAAATTTCGGGGAATGCATGACTTCGAGATCCAGAGTCCGCATAAAAGATGGAACACCAAAGGGGTGTTGGCTTACAATCGCATCCGTATCATTTTGCACCGCCGGATTGCCTACTAGGTTTTCGTCATCGTTTTCGTCTTCGACTTCATAGTTGGCTTCGAACTCCTCTTCACTGTCGTTGTTATCTTCTTCCCAATCTATATCCCCGAGCTCATCAACATTGACCTCCTTGCCAACCGCATCCAGTCCCGCATGCTATTCGAACTCAACGTACAGCTCTATCATCGACACGTGAAAATTTGGTTTGTTGATAAATACAGAACATTTGCTGCATACTTGCGTCGTTAGTGATGGACATTATTTGAAATTGCATCAGCCCACTAAATACTTGTACAGGATTCCTGTATAAAATAGTGTTCACCATTTTTGAAATGTGACTTTGTATGTTATCACAAAGACCATTTTTCAACTCTACAAAAGTCATTGTACATGGAATAGCAAATGAAAACGGACATTCACAAACAAAAGTCACTCCTCCGTGTGTGTCTCACAACTATGATAAGAAATATATGCAAGAAAGAGGAATAGGAGTAGAAGTGAAGAAGGATAAAATTGCATTTCGTATTTATTAACAAGACTCTCAACTATACAAAACGCAACCTGCATTTTGAGGTcttcaagaaaattttttttgacaatAAACAAAATGCAAGCTGCATTTAAATATTGTCCATTTCAAAAACTCAAGTTGTGTTTGGCtaatatcaaaagaaaaaaaaaggaaaaatctgACATTACTAAACACAATTTGTGTTTGGTtattttcataaacaaaaaaaaaaatacacctTACGTTTTGTATCTAACACTATAGccataaaaatttttaaccgTCTATTTTATTGCATTACACCATAATTTTTTCTatacgaaaaaaaaaatgagccacatttatttataaatgaaccattagttaaaaacaaaattctgAGTCATAggtaataaatgaaaaattaataaagtaggtaaaataaattataaattataattttgtaataatgcagatatccttttttttcttgtcaTGGACAGATATCCTAAAGTAGGACTTTCGGCCCTTAAGCCCATCATTTGAAAAACAGTGGAAAAGGCTAAAAAAACGGAGAGATGAACAGTAAAACTTTTGGAACAACGCAATAAAATTTGACGacagagaaagaaaaaattgaatagAACAAGTGTCCAAAGTGTGACACAGAGAGACCAATCAGCGAAGAAGAGGTTACATTTTTTCTCCTTTGGTTTACTGAGAGGTTCTTGGTTTTTGAATGGATGAGTGAAATAGTAGGTTCTTCTGATACGTACAAGAATGATTATTAATTTCCATTGGAATGTGAAGCATATCATAGATACATACATTACAGTTCGATTTATAACAACTCCCTCCTAACATTAACAATCCTCAAGaataaaaagcaaaaagtaGTAGAATTGAATATCCGCATCCATATCCATATTATATTCACTTTTTTTAAGACCTCAAACTAACACAACACTCCTTCAGCTTGAGCTGACTGAGTGCTTCTCTTTCTACCTACGCCACCACTCACACCATTCACAaccactctctcttcttccttgaaaAAAAATGCGTCTCCTTTGCTTTCTTGTGGTCTTGTTACAGCACTATCATCAAACTCTCTCCGCAACCATGTCGGAGAACCGTGCTCTTCTTTCTCTcagagccgccatcactgatGCAAcccctccctctctctcttcctgGAACGCCACCACCCCATACTGCTCCTGGCTCGCCGTAACCTGCGACCACCGCCGCCACGTCATTGCCCTCGACCTCACTGGCCTCGGCCTCTCTGGTACGCTCTCCGGCGATGTCTCCCACCTCCCCTTCCTCTCCAACCTCTCTCTCGCCGACAACACCTTCTCCGGCCCCATCCCGCCTTCTCTCTCGTCACTGTCCGCACTCCGACTCCTCAACCTCTCCAACAACGGCTTCAACGGAACCTTCCCCGACGAACTCTCTCGCCTCAACAACCTGCAAGTTCTCGACCTCTACAACAACAACCTCACCGGACAGCTTCCTCTTGCCGTCACTCAGATGCAGAACCTCCTGCATTTGCACCTAGGTGGCAACTACTTCTTCGGCCAGATCCCGCCCGAGTACGGAAGCTGGCACCGTCTCCAGTACCTGGCTGTTTCCGGCAACGAGCTCGCCGGACCTATCCCGCCGGAGATTGGGAACCTCACCAGCCTCCGGGAGCTTTACATTGGCTACTACAACACCTACACCGGCGGCATTCCGCCGGAGATCGGAAACATGTCGGCGCTGGTTAGGTTCGACGCTGCCAACTGTGGATTAACCGGGGAGATTCCACGGGAGATTGGAAAGCTCCAGAACCTCGACACTCTGTTTCTTCAGGTGAATGCGCTTGCAGGTTCACTGACGAGAGAGATTGGGAATTTAAAGAGCTTAAAATCATTGGATTTATCCAACAACGCACTTTCCGGCGAGATTCCGGCGAGTTTTGCGGCCTGTTCAGGAATAAGCTTCACGGTTCAATACCAGAGTTCATTGGTGAGTTACCAGCATTGGAAGTGCTTCACCTTTGGGAGAACAACTTTACCGGAAGCATTCCTCAGGGTTTGGGAAACAACGGGAAGCTCATCGACGTTGATCTTTCTTCCAACAAGCTGACTGGGACGCTTCCTCCTCACGTGTGTTCCGGTAACCGCCTTCAGACTCTGATAACTCTCGGTAACTTTCTCTTCGGTCCAATCCCTGAATCGCTTGGCAAGTGTGAATCCCTCAATAGGATCCGAATGGGTGACAATTTTCTCAATGGTTCAATCCCAAAGGGTCTCTTCGGCCTTCCGAATATCTCGCAGGTTGAGCTTCAGGACAATCTTCTCACGGGTCAGTTCCCTGAAGCTGATGCTTTCTCTGTGAATCTCGGTCAGATTAGTCTTTCTAACAACCAGCTTTCTGGGCCGTTGCCACCTTCCATTGGGAACTTCTCCGGCATGCAAAAACTCCTCCTTGATGGCAACAAGTTCTCTGGTCCGATCCCACCGCAGATTGGGAGGTTGCAGCAGCTGTCCAAAATTGATATCAGCCACAATCTTCTCTCGGGTCCTATCCCGAAAGAGATTAGCCAATGCAAGTTGTTAACTTTCGTTGATCTTAGCCGAAATGAGCTCTCTGGTGAGATTCCTAACGAGGTCACCGGAATGAGGATACTGAATTACTTGAACCTCTCCAGGAACCATCTTGTTGGTAACATTCCTTCGTCCATATCCACAATGCAGAGCTTGACTTCTGTTGATTTTTCGTATAACAATCTCTCTGGTTTGGTTCCTGGCACCGGCCAATTCAGCTACTTCAACTACACCTCTTTCCTTGGAAACCCTGATCTCTGCGGACCCTATTTGAGTCCTTGCAAGGATGGTTCTGGCAGTGGTGGCCACCAAAATCATGCTAAAGGccatctctcttcttctttgaagcTTATAATTGTGATAGGATTGCTTGTGTTCTCCATTGTTTTTGCAGCAGTCGCAATCTTAAAGGCTAGGTCTTTGAAGAAGGCAAGCGAGGGTCGCTCTTGGAAATTGACTGCATTCCAACGTTTGGACTTCACGGTGGATGATGTTTTGGATTGCTTGAAAGAGGACAACATAATAGGGAAAGGAGGTGCAGGCATTGTGTACAAGGGCGCAATGCCGAACGGGGAGCAGGTTGCTGTGAAGAGGCTTCCAGCTATGAGTAGAGGCTCTTCTCATGATCATGGATTCAATGCGGAGATTCAGACATTGGGGCGGATCCGACACAGGCACATTGTTAGGTTACTAGGTTTCTGTTCTAACCATGAGACCAATCTTTTAGTGTATGAGTACATGCCCAATGGAAGTCTAGGTGAAGTTCTTCATGGGAAGAAAGGGGGGCATTTGCATTGGGACACAAGGTACAAAATTGCTGTGGAGGCTGCAAAGGGTCTTTGCTATCTACACCATGATTGTTCACCTCTCATTGTTCATCGAGATGTGAAATCAAACAACATACTTCTTGATTCTGGTTTTGAAGCTCATGTTGCTGATTTTGGGCTTGCCAAATTCTTGCAAGATTCTGGAGCATCTGAGTGCATGTCCGCAATTGCCGGATCATATGGATACATAGCCCCAGGTAACGGTCAAGTCCAACAACAAAATAGTTGATGAATTATAACA
The Arachis duranensis cultivar V14167 chromosome 5, aradu.V14167.gnm2.J7QH, whole genome shotgun sequence genome window above contains:
- the LOC107487599 gene encoding LOW QUALITY PROTEIN: leucine-rich repeat receptor-like serine/threonine-protein kinase BAM1 (The sequence of the model RefSeq protein was modified relative to this genomic sequence to represent the inferred CDS: inserted 1 base in 1 codon), which translates into the protein MRLLCFLVVLLQHYHQTLSATMSENRALLSLRAAITDATPPSLSSWNATTPYCSWLAVTCDHRRHVIALDLTGLGLSGTLSGDVSHLPFLSNLSLADNTFSGPIPPSLSSLSALRLLNLSNNGFNGTFPDELSRLNNLQVLDLYNNNLTGQLPLAVTQMQNLLHLHLGGNYFFGQIPPEYGSWHRLQYLAVSGNELAGPIPPEIGNLTSLRELYIGYYNTYTGGIPPEIGNMSALVRFDAANCGLTGEIPREIGKLQNLDTLFLQVNALAGSLTREIGNLKSLKSLDLSNNALSGEIPASFAXLFRNKLHGSIPEFIGELPALEVLHLWENNFTGSIPQGLGNNGKLIDVDLSSNKLTGTLPPHVCSGNRLQTLITLGNFLFGPIPESLGKCESLNRIRMGDNFLNGSIPKGLFGLPNISQVELQDNLLTGQFPEADAFSVNLGQISLSNNQLSGPLPPSIGNFSGMQKLLLDGNKFSGPIPPQIGRLQQLSKIDISHNLLSGPIPKEISQCKLLTFVDLSRNELSGEIPNEVTGMRILNYLNLSRNHLVGNIPSSISTMQSLTSVDFSYNNLSGLVPGTGQFSYFNYTSFLGNPDLCGPYLSPCKDGSGSGGHQNHAKGHLSSSLKLIIVIGLLVFSIVFAAVAILKARSLKKASEGRSWKLTAFQRLDFTVDDVLDCLKEDNIIGKGGAGIVYKGAMPNGEQVAVKRLPAMSRGSSHDHGFNAEIQTLGRIRHRHIVRLLGFCSNHETNLLVYEYMPNGSLGEVLHGKKGGHLHWDTRYKIAVEAAKGLCYLHHDCSPLIVHRDVKSNNILLDSGFEAHVADFGLAKFLQDSGASECMSAIAGSYGYIAPEYAYTLKVDEKSDVYSFGVVLLELITGRKPVGEFGDGVDIVQWVRKMTDSNKEGALKVLDPRLPSVPLHEVMHVFYVAMLCVEEQAIERPTMREVVQILTEVPKPPGSKQGDLTITESSLSSSKALESPNAASNDHEHEHEHEHEHPPQSPPTDLLSI